In Alphaproteobacteria bacterium, the sequence CGGCACGATCTCGAAGATGGTGCGGTTCGACCACGACGGGCCGGTGCCGCCGTAGAACACGCCGTTGGGATGGGTGTGCTGGCCCGCCGCGATGGCGGCGTTGAGGGCGGCCATGCCGTTGGCGGCGGCGAAGTCGCGCAGCCGCTTGTTGAGGTCGCCGCGCACCTTGTCGTTCCACTCGCGCGGCTCGAGGTAGGCTGCGATGTCGAGATAGCCCTTGTTGGGCGGCAGCTTGGCGTGGAAGTCGCGGAAATTGCGGTTGATGTCGATGTTGTCCTCGTTGACCCGGCGCAGCCACGAGAAGCCCCAGGGATTCGTCGCATGCACCAGCAGTGCCGCGACGCCCGGCGGCAGCTCGCGATGCAGCCCGTCGCGCAGGAAGCCGGTCTGCACGCCGCTGCCGTAGAGGCCCTCGACGCCATGCGTGCCGCTGCACAGCACCAGTATCCTGGACGAATCGCGCGGGCCGACCCAGGCGGCGTCGGTCGCCAGCTCCTCGCCGTCGAAACCCTTCAGCGGATGCGGCCAGCTGGTGACCTCGACGTTCTGCTCGGCGCAGGCGGCGCGGAACTTCGCGCGCGCGCTCCGGTAGTCGGGCGAGAAGTGATCGTGATGCGACATCGACACCTGCCGAACGCTGAAGCGGGCAACCGGGACAGCTTAGAGGTCGCGCTCCCAGCGGTCGAGGTCGGCCAGCACCTCTTCGGTGTCGGCGCCCACCGCCGGTGCCGGCCGGCGGAAGGTGCCGGGCGTGCGCGACAGGCGCGGCACGACGTTGTGCATCGGCAGGC encodes:
- a CDS encoding M14 family metallopeptidase, whose protein sequence is MSHHDHFSPDYRSARAKFRAACAEQNVEVTSWPHPLKGFDGEELATDAAWVGPRDSSRILVLCSGTHGVEGLYGSGVQTGFLRDGLHRELPPGVAALLVHATNPWGFSWLRRVNEDNIDINRNFRDFHAKLPPNKGYLDIAAYLEPREWNDKVRGDLNKRLRDFAAANGMAALNAAIAAGQHTHPNGVFYGGTGPSWSNRTIFEIVPHFLAEADAVCVLDLHTGLGPFGYSELICRHAPGSAALRLARQWFGEAVTSPQSGESQSPVIEGNLRMAFPQILPEATVVASAIEVGTLSATEVNAALFADNWLHLHGDPRSKQGEEIRRQVRDAFYPDSADWRDLCYPRAVEIQRAALAGLAGL